From a region of the Petrotoga miotherma DSM 10691 genome:
- the tpiA gene encoding triose-phosphate isomerase, giving the protein MEKLTIKDVDLKGKKVIMRVDFNVPIKDGKITDETRIKAALDTIQYTLDKGAKVILLSHLGRPKGEKNPQFSLKPVADRLDELLNNKVYFVDETRGPKVEKAVSELKDGEVLLIENTRFEKGETKNDPELAKYWASLADLHVNDAFGTAHRAHASNVGIANYIPSVAGFLMEKEIEFLQKAVENPEKPYVVILGGAKVSDKIGVINNLLNKADKILIGGAMMFTFLKALGKNVGSSLVEEDKLNVAKDILENAKAKGVEIVLPVDTVIAQKIEAGVEKKTVKIDDGIPEGWMGLDIGPESVSLFKEKISDAKTIVWNGPMGVFEMDDFAFGTEEVAKAIAEVTKKGCISIIGGGDSAAAAEKFGLASEFSHVSTGGGASLEFLEGKELPGISSINEKKKLNERKFILAGNWKMNKTNTEAAEFVSKLVGQIKTEDKFEVIVCPPFTALEKVRDITSSSNIKVGAQNAYYEDKGAYTGEISVNMLRDIGVEYVILGHSERRHIFQESDELINKKLKKVISSGLTPILCVGEQLEEREKGLTFNVVERQIKEALYGLTEEEAKTIIIAYEPVWAIGTGKVATPNQAQEVHKFIRDLLKDIFNEEFAKKTTILYGGSIKPNNYLGLFGKPDIDGGLVGGASLTEDFVELANIMKEIIE; this is encoded by the coding sequence ATGGAAAAATTAACTATAAAAGACGTTGATTTGAAAGGCAAAAAAGTCATAATGAGAGTTGATTTCAACGTTCCTATAAAAGATGGAAAGATAACCGATGAAACTCGAATTAAAGCCGCTTTGGACACAATTCAATATACTCTGGACAAAGGAGCAAAAGTAATATTACTATCTCATTTAGGACGTCCCAAAGGTGAAAAAAATCCTCAATTTTCTTTAAAACCAGTAGCCGATAGATTAGATGAGTTATTAAATAATAAAGTTTATTTTGTAGATGAAACCAGGGGACCAAAAGTTGAAAAAGCCGTCTCAGAATTAAAAGATGGTGAAGTGTTACTAATTGAAAATACAAGATTTGAAAAAGGTGAAACAAAAAACGATCCTGAACTGGCAAAATATTGGGCGTCTTTAGCGGATCTTCATGTTAATGATGCATTTGGAACGGCTCACAGAGCACACGCTTCCAATGTTGGTATAGCAAACTATATACCAAGTGTCGCAGGATTTTTGATGGAAAAAGAGATCGAATTTTTGCAAAAGGCCGTTGAAAACCCAGAAAAACCATATGTAGTAATTCTGGGTGGTGCTAAAGTATCCGACAAAATAGGGGTTATAAATAATTTATTAAATAAAGCTGATAAGATATTAATCGGCGGTGCTATGATGTTTACTTTCTTAAAAGCCTTAGGTAAAAACGTTGGTTCTTCGTTGGTGGAAGAAGATAAACTCAATGTTGCAAAAGACATATTAGAAAATGCGAAAGCAAAAGGCGTTGAGATTGTTTTACCTGTTGATACCGTTATCGCCCAAAAAATAGAAGCAGGTGTTGAGAAGAAAACTGTAAAAATAGATGATGGAATTCCCGAAGGTTGGATGGGCTTAGATATAGGACCTGAAAGCGTTTCTTTATTTAAAGAGAAAATTTCCGATGCTAAAACAATTGTTTGGAACGGTCCTATGGGAGTTTTTGAAATGGATGATTTTGCTTTTGGTACCGAAGAAGTAGCAAAGGCAATCGCAGAAGTAACCAAAAAAGGTTGTATAAGTATTATAGGTGGAGGAGATTCTGCAGCTGCCGCTGAAAAATTTGGATTGGCTAGCGAATTTTCACACGTTTCAACTGGTGGAGGTGCCTCTTTAGAATTTTTAGAAGGTAAAGAATTGCCAGGTATCTCTTCAATAAACGAAAAAAAAAAGCTGAATGAAAGAAAATTTATTCTCGCCGGAAATTGGAAGATGAACAAAACTAATACAGAGGCAGCTGAATTTGTCTCAAAACTTGTAGGACAGATAAAAACCGAAGATAAGTTTGAAGTTATTGTTTGTCCCCCTTTCACAGCTCTTGAAAAGGTTAGAGATATCACAAGTAGTTCAAACATAAAAGTAGGTGCCCAAAATGCTTATTACGAAGATAAAGGTGCTTACACAGGCGAGATCTCCGTTAATATGTTAAGGGATATAGGAGTAGAATATGTAATTCTTGGTCATTCTGAAAGAAGGCACATCTTTCAAGAAAGCGATGAACTCATAAACAAAAAACTTAAAAAGGTAATATCTTCAGGGTTAACACCCATACTGTGTGTTGGTGAACAGTTAGAAGAACGTGAAAAGGGTTTAACATTCAACGTTGTAGAAAGACAGATTAAAGAAGCTCTTTATGGTTTAACTGAAGAAGAAGCAAAAACAATCATAATCGCCTACGAACCCGTATGGGCAATTGGAACAGGAAAAGTAGCCACACCCAACCAAGCCCAAGAAGTTCATAAGTTTATTAGAGACCTTTTGAAAGATATCTTCAATGAAGAATTTGCTAAAAAAACCACAATACTTTATGGTGGAAGCATAAAACCAAACAATTATTTAGGCCTCTTTGGTAAACCAGATATAGACGGCGGTTTGGTTGGAGGTGCTTCATTAACAGAAGATTTCGTGGAACTTGCCAATATTATGAAAGAAATTATCGAATAA
- the gap gene encoding type I glyceraldehyde-3-phosphate dehydrogenase: MAVKIGINGFGRIGRLVFRQLVENPNFEVVAINDLTDSKTLGTLLKYDSVHGKFNGTVEVVDNGLKVNGKEIKVFAEKDPANLPWANLGVSIVIESTGVFRNKEKASAHLKAGAKKVIITAPAKGEVDATVVMGVNDNVITPQMEVISNASCTTNSIAPVIKVLNDKLKIKRGLLTTVHSFTNDQRVLDLPHSDLRRARAASVNIIPTTTGAAKAVGLVIPELKGKLDGMALRVPTPDGSISDLTVEVEKSTTVEEVNKMMKDAVENELNGLFGYNEEPIVSSDIVGSTVAGIFDATLTNVIDGTFVKVCAWYDNENGYSTTVVKLAEKLAKML; the protein is encoded by the coding sequence GTGGCAGTTAAAATAGGGATAAACGGTTTTGGAAGAATAGGTAGACTAGTTTTTAGGCAGTTAGTTGAAAACCCAAACTTTGAGGTAGTGGCAATAAACGATCTCACAGATTCAAAAACCTTAGGGACACTTTTAAAGTATGACTCCGTTCACGGAAAATTCAATGGAACGGTAGAGGTAGTTGATAATGGTTTAAAGGTTAATGGGAAAGAGATCAAAGTTTTCGCAGAAAAAGATCCCGCTAACCTTCCATGGGCTAATCTAGGTGTTTCAATAGTTATTGAATCTACAGGTGTATTTAGAAACAAAGAAAAGGCTTCAGCACATCTAAAAGCAGGTGCTAAAAAAGTTATAATAACTGCTCCAGCAAAAGGTGAAGTAGATGCAACAGTAGTTATGGGAGTAAATGACAATGTCATCACTCCGCAGATGGAAGTTATTTCAAATGCATCTTGTACAACCAACTCAATTGCACCGGTTATAAAGGTGCTAAACGACAAATTAAAAATTAAAAGAGGTCTGTTAACAACCGTTCATTCATTCACAAACGATCAAAGAGTTCTAGATTTACCTCATAGTGATTTAAGAAGAGCAAGGGCAGCATCTGTTAATATCATCCCAACAACAACTGGGGCTGCGAAAGCCGTTGGATTAGTAATTCCAGAACTAAAAGGTAAATTAGATGGAATGGCTTTGAGAGTTCCAACCCCGGATGGATCTATTAGCGATTTAACTGTAGAAGTAGAAAAATCAACAACCGTTGAAGAAGTAAACAAAATGATGAAAGACGCCGTTGAAAATGAATTGAATGGTCTCTTTGGATACAATGAAGAACCAATTGTTTCTTCTGATATTGTTGGTTCAACTGTTGCAGGAATATTCGATGCTACATTAACAAATGTAATCGATGGCACTTTTGTTAAAGTCTGTGCATGGTACGACAACGAAAATGGATACTCAACAACCGTTGTGAAATTGGCTGAAAAATTAGCTAAGATGCTGTAG
- a CDS encoding YbaB/EbfC family nucleoid-associated protein: MAKKMKSLGGRSLSKKSGSKNNMNKMLQEAQRAQAEMQEELDRLDEELSNVEVEATAGGGVVKVVATCDMRIKDIVISEEVEDEDIDTLKDLIIAASNEAIEKANKLKEEKTNEISQKFLGTLPNFGA, encoded by the coding sequence ATGGCCAAAAAAATGAAAAGTTTAGGTGGAAGATCCCTTTCAAAAAAATCTGGTAGCAAAAACAATATGAACAAAATGCTTCAAGAAGCCCAAAGGGCCCAAGCTGAAATGCAGGAAGAATTAGATAGACTGGATGAAGAGTTATCCAACGTTGAAGTAGAAGCCACCGCAGGCGGTGGTGTAGTAAAAGTTGTGGCCACATGCGATATGAGAATAAAAGATATAGTTATATCTGAAGAAGTTGAAGATGAAGATATAGACACTCTAAAAGATCTTATCATAGCCGCTTCAAACGAAGCTATAGAAAAAGCTAATAAACTTAAAGAAGAAAAGACCAACGAGATTTCACAAAAGTTTTTAGGAACCCTTCCTAACTTTGGGGCTTGA
- a CDS encoding vWA domain-containing protein yields MNDILQNAWIELEKESLFFSYLRMNFDSMPTTSVRTIKVSITPQGKFRLLYNPNRLKNMGLILTKGILKHEIYHIIFGHIFIKPKNKRERGIWDLAMDAAVNQYIRELDVFAEPLDVMVAEGHAPDNEFFFVTAPMNLLNKTAEEYYRYAMDLLEKNKMLDIEEILEKRENNLDSHDFSSDIPEEMAFDIVSEFVTKAYDKSKNNLPDGIELAVSLMVTKPFFNWETMLRRFFGSSIVVEKYRTLMRPNRRYEDQPGWRSKMGPNIAIIIDTSGSIIEEEYNTFFGEIENISKTLGGKVTLIQADSHIQNIMTYHKGSWKELVLKGKGSTDMQPAVDYVEENLRPEGIIIFTDGWVEVPNVQRRILFILSKKHNPDFINNVLEYYGKNSVAIIS; encoded by the coding sequence ATGAATGATATACTTCAAAACGCTTGGATTGAACTGGAGAAAGAAAGCTTATTTTTTTCTTACTTGAGGATGAATTTTGATTCCATGCCAACCACTTCTGTAAGAACTATAAAGGTTTCAATAACACCTCAAGGGAAATTTAGATTGTTGTACAATCCAAACCGTTTAAAAAATATGGGTTTAATTTTAACCAAAGGAATATTAAAACATGAGATTTACCATATAATATTTGGACACATATTCATAAAACCCAAAAATAAAAGGGAAAGAGGTATTTGGGATTTAGCAATGGATGCAGCGGTAAACCAATATATCAGAGAATTAGATGTATTTGCAGAACCTTTAGATGTAATGGTAGCCGAAGGACATGCCCCAGACAACGAATTCTTTTTTGTTACCGCTCCTATGAACCTTTTAAATAAAACGGCAGAAGAATACTACAGATACGCAATGGATTTATTAGAAAAAAACAAGATGCTCGATATAGAAGAAATACTCGAAAAAAGAGAGAACAATCTCGACTCACACGACTTTTCATCAGATATTCCAGAAGAAATGGCTTTTGATATCGTAAGTGAATTCGTTACAAAAGCCTACGACAAAAGCAAAAACAATCTTCCCGATGGCATTGAATTAGCGGTTTCTCTTATGGTAACAAAACCTTTCTTTAACTGGGAAACGATGTTAAGAAGATTTTTTGGCAGTTCTATAGTCGTTGAAAAATACAGGACCCTAATGAGACCAAATAGAAGATATGAGGATCAACCTGGTTGGAGATCAAAAATGGGACCAAACATTGCAATAATAATCGATACTAGTGGTTCCATTATAGAAGAAGAATACAACACATTTTTCGGTGAAATAGAAAATATTTCAAAAACTCTCGGTGGAAAAGTCACTCTAATTCAAGCAGACAGTCATATCCAAAATATCATGACCTATCACAAAGGAAGCTGGAAAGAACTAGTTTTGAAAGGTAAAGGTTCAACTGACATGCAACCCGCAGTCGATTACGTCGAGGAAAATTTAAGACCAGAAGGCATCATCATATTCACAGACGGTTGGGTTGAAGTACCAAATGTACAACGAAGAATTCTTTTTATCTTATCAAAAAAACACAATCCCGATTTTATAAATAATGTGTTAGAATATTATGGAAAGAACAGTGTTGCAATTATCAGCTAA
- a CDS encoding AAA family ATPase: MKPSTVKYLSKKIMASGEIPLLWGHFGVGKTDIAKEIAEETGRELIILIISQMEPGDLIGLPSRDAEKTVFLKPDWWPNKDEVIIMIDEINRAHRSIRNAIMQLLIDRRIHNHILPAGAWIMGAANPPDEEYDQVDLITDPAFMSRFFHLELSPDLDDWVNWSNQEQVKGEVISFIKEYPEYLSSDNIVSMRLNLRPSPRSWYKLSNVLSNLSENDMKKYGYVIAASIVGSEAARAFLSHLENKVELPNPKDLLIEGKNLERIKKLTNEEKVSLILRINNYFESLKEEEIEQLLSYGTEKTIAENIKKISEFVPKDAMFSVLRFLNEMVEKNKGLKKAFYDKLLEEIAIKLGDSTWMEGI; this comes from the coding sequence TTGAAACCATCAACGGTAAAATACCTATCAAAAAAAATAATGGCTTCTGGAGAAATACCTCTCTTATGGGGTCATTTTGGTGTAGGTAAAACGGATATAGCTAAGGAGATAGCAGAAGAGACGGGAAGAGAATTGATCATATTGATCATATCTCAAATGGAACCTGGAGATCTAATTGGGCTTCCTTCTAGAGACGCAGAAAAAACAGTATTTTTAAAACCTGACTGGTGGCCGAATAAAGATGAAGTAATAATAATGATCGATGAAATAAACAGGGCACACAGATCAATAAGAAATGCTATCATGCAATTATTGATAGATAGAAGAATACATAATCATATATTACCTGCTGGGGCATGGATCATGGGAGCCGCCAATCCTCCAGATGAAGAGTACGACCAAGTAGATTTGATAACCGATCCTGCTTTCATGTCTAGATTCTTTCATTTAGAATTGTCCCCTGATCTTGACGATTGGGTAAACTGGTCTAATCAAGAGCAAGTAAAAGGTGAGGTCATTTCTTTTATCAAAGAATACCCTGAATACCTCTCTTCTGATAATATAGTATCAATGAGACTCAATTTAAGGCCCAGTCCAAGAAGCTGGTATAAATTATCCAACGTTTTGTCTAATTTATCTGAAAATGATATGAAAAAATATGGGTACGTCATTGCTGCCTCAATAGTTGGATCGGAAGCAGCAAGAGCATTTTTGTCTCATTTGGAAAATAAAGTTGAATTACCTAACCCAAAAGATTTACTAATAGAAGGCAAAAATCTTGAAAGAATTAAGAAATTGACCAACGAAGAAAAGGTAAGTCTTATTTTAAGAATAAATAATTATTTTGAATCATTAAAAGAGGAAGAGATAGAACAATTATTATCTTATGGAACTGAAAAAACTATCGCAGAAAATATAAAAAAGATAAGTGAGTTCGTACCTAAGGATGCTATGTTCTCTGTATTAAGATTTTTAAACGAAATGGTAGAAAAAAATAAAGGATTAAAAAAGGCTTTTTATGATAAACTTTTGGAAGAAATTGCAATTAAACTAGGAGATTCCACTTGGATGGAAGGAATTTGA
- a CDS encoding SBBP repeat-containing protein, protein MLRKILFFAIITLSIFFFVSGIYLSNSKTNDTVDFLSSTYDSQKEPLIQYLSDTQEVRSTNSQSFFKKIDENGTYLTKIIQTSNNEYVSLAIEGNQYYLYFIDEEGSIRKEIFVESGQVRINDFVFFNNTFTLVGQKNGKPYILNISKVGEMNWSLVINYQGTLNTIKNTSGSYVVGGWVITNGNSQAYISEINLTGKKIWENMYGRDKVEQIVDLVIDNNRIITAGTSNSNPEKQNDLLILEYSREGILLFSDEYGYTTFHENPNSIAQDNEGNIYIGGYITTLNEQEWKGFIMKISKELEQKDNLEVEYFETLSIKSLSRVEKVKVYNEQIYLLGVCIDNWPDYDLFLRIINPNGVLIEQKIYGTNDQELIYSFEILPAGEILGTGQVKDSNNQVYPLIIKTDSSYAIPQKEKP, encoded by the coding sequence ATGTTAAGGAAAATATTGTTTTTTGCAATAATTACTCTTTCTATCTTTTTTTTCGTTTCTGGGATATACCTTTCTAATTCGAAAACCAACGATACTGTAGATTTTTTAAGTAGCACTTATGATAGTCAAAAGGAGCCTCTAATACAGTATCTTTCAGATACGCAAGAAGTCAGATCAACCAACAGTCAATCTTTTTTCAAAAAGATCGATGAAAATGGGACATATCTAACAAAAATAATTCAAACAAGCAACAATGAATATGTTTCATTGGCTATTGAAGGGAACCAGTACTATTTATATTTCATAGACGAAGAAGGCAGTATAAGAAAAGAAATATTCGTAGAAAGCGGTCAAGTAAGAATAAATGATTTTGTCTTTTTCAACAATACTTTCACTCTAGTTGGGCAAAAAAATGGGAAACCTTATATTCTAAATATCTCAAAGGTGGGAGAAATGAACTGGTCTCTTGTTATAAATTATCAGGGAACCTTAAATACAATAAAAAACACCTCAGGGAGTTACGTTGTTGGGGGATGGGTAATAACAAATGGTAACAGTCAAGCGTACATCTCTGAAATAAACCTTACGGGAAAGAAAATTTGGGAAAACATGTATGGAAGAGATAAAGTAGAACAAATAGTTGATTTAGTAATTGATAATAATAGAATCATAACAGCAGGTACGTCTAATTCTAATCCAGAAAAACAAAACGACTTATTAATATTAGAATATAGTAGAGAAGGTATATTGCTTTTTTCAGATGAGTATGGGTATACTACCTTCCACGAAAATCCAAATAGTATAGCTCAAGATAACGAAGGGAACATATATATAGGGGGATACATTACTACCCTCAATGAACAAGAGTGGAAAGGCTTTATAATGAAGATATCGAAAGAACTTGAGCAAAAAGATAACCTCGAAGTTGAATACTTTGAAACACTATCGATAAAATCACTTTCTCGGGTTGAAAAAGTAAAAGTTTATAACGAACAAATTTACTTGTTGGGAGTTTGTATTGATAATTGGCCGGATTATGATCTGTTTTTAAGAATTATAAATCCCAACGGGGTATTAATTGAACAGAAAATTTACGGTACTAACGATCAAGAATTAATCTATTCTTTTGAAATATTACCTGCAGGGGAAATTTTAGGTACGGGGCAAGTAAAAGATTCAAATAATCAAGTTTATCCCTTAATTATAAAAACTGATTCATCATACGCAATACCTCAAAAAGAAAAACCTTGA
- a CDS encoding Rne/Rng family ribonuclease — translation MDEEKTMLVSKALEEIRIAILEEDKLSEIFFEDFETDRNTGKIFLGIIENKVPSLEAFFVNIGLGKNGFLRYRDVLDDPKHYNAGDKILVQVRKDGGTRKGPQLSMQLSLPGKYLVYIPNSDESIGISRKILQEKERTRLRQIAKKILIDNESIIFRTNSEGIDEKEVEIELKEMRKIYNNILQRFRSQKNPGVLYEESDFLEYILRERLDSNTKKIISDDRQIFRKLKKSLKNFELKPKVEYVRGDVFRIHNIYHQMEEIFTKKIELSGGGTITLDRAEALTAIDVDSAGNLEGKNIEETSFITNMEAAKEIARQLKLRNIGGMIVVDFIDMKDSSHKKTIINILKEETKKDKSKVTILGFTNMGLLEIIRKRTTQPLDTNVYSQCPLCHGTGKIIAPSLVHGRLIKELLSSAKEIKKEKIKVIEINAFHNLSGYLTPSLTEELEKKLNVKLEVSFNWQNPNSYNIKYKK, via the coding sequence ATGGACGAAGAAAAGACAATGTTAGTAAGTAAGGCTCTAGAAGAAATCAGAATAGCCATACTGGAAGAAGACAAATTAAGTGAAATTTTTTTCGAGGATTTTGAGACTGATAGAAACACAGGAAAAATCTTCTTAGGTATAATTGAAAATAAAGTCCCGAGTTTGGAGGCTTTTTTTGTAAACATTGGATTAGGAAAGAATGGTTTTCTTCGATATAGAGACGTTCTTGATGATCCTAAACATTATAACGCAGGAGACAAAATTCTAGTTCAAGTAAGAAAAGATGGAGGAACAAGAAAAGGTCCTCAACTTTCTATGCAATTAAGTTTGCCTGGTAAATATTTAGTATACATTCCAAATTCTGATGAAAGTATTGGCATATCCCGAAAAATTCTCCAAGAAAAAGAAAGAACAAGATTGAGACAAATTGCAAAAAAGATTCTAATAGATAACGAATCTATTATATTTAGAACCAATTCTGAAGGAATCGATGAAAAAGAAGTAGAAATAGAATTAAAAGAAATGAGAAAAATATACAATAATATTTTACAAAGATTTCGATCTCAAAAAAATCCTGGAGTTTTATATGAAGAAAGCGATTTTCTTGAGTACATATTAAGAGAGCGATTGGATTCTAACACAAAAAAAATAATTTCAGACGATCGACAAATTTTCAGAAAACTAAAAAAAAGTTTGAAAAACTTTGAACTAAAACCCAAAGTTGAGTATGTTAGAGGAGATGTTTTTCGGATCCATAATATATACCATCAAATGGAAGAGATCTTTACAAAGAAAATAGAACTATCAGGTGGTGGCACCATTACTTTAGATAGAGCTGAAGCTTTAACCGCCATAGATGTAGATTCTGCTGGGAATTTGGAAGGGAAAAATATTGAGGAAACTTCTTTTATTACAAACATGGAAGCAGCCAAAGAAATAGCCAGGCAATTGAAATTAAGAAATATTGGAGGAATGATCGTCGTAGATTTTATAGATATGAAAGACTCTTCGCATAAAAAAACGATTATCAATATTCTTAAAGAAGAAACTAAAAAAGATAAATCAAAAGTTACCATTCTAGGATTCACAAACATGGGACTTTTAGAAATTATTAGAAAAAGAACCACACAACCTTTGGATACCAATGTGTATTCACAATGTCCATTGTGTCATGGAACGGGTAAAATCATAGCCCCTTCTCTGGTGCATGGAAGATTGATAAAAGAATTATTATCCTCGGCAAAAGAAATTAAAAAAGAAAAAATAAAAGTAATAGAAATAAATGCATTTCATAATCTTTCGGGATATTTAACTCCATCTTTGACTGAAGAACTGGAGAAAAAGTTAAACGTAAAATTAGAAGTATCTTTTAACTGGCAAAATCCCAATTCTTACAATATTAAATACAAAAAATGA
- the pth gene encoding aminoacyl-tRNA hydrolase yields MRNLVIGLGNPGPRYVFTKHNVGFLALDKYEENKKNISNIKKISGKNFEGFAIENDIFIKPLTYMNASGEVLPYVFRKFGKIERSLLIIYDDIWLNLGDIRIRKSGSDGGHNGLKSIIGILKSTDFPRIRIGINNGYEHGSGNLANYVLSPFTKEEWTILDKILDYVITAIDLILEGKINEAMNKFNKKII; encoded by the coding sequence GTGAGAAATTTGGTAATAGGTTTAGGAAATCCTGGCCCGCGTTATGTTTTTACAAAGCATAACGTGGGTTTTTTAGCTTTAGATAAATATGAAGAAAACAAAAAAAATATATCAAACATTAAAAAAATATCCGGTAAGAACTTTGAAGGATTTGCCATAGAAAACGATATTTTCATTAAGCCGTTAACTTATATGAATGCAAGTGGAGAAGTGTTACCATATGTTTTTAGAAAATTTGGTAAAATAGAGAGAAGTTTATTAATAATTTACGACGATATATGGTTGAACTTGGGGGACATACGTATAAGAAAAAGCGGCTCCGATGGGGGACATAATGGATTAAAATCAATAATAGGTATTTTAAAAAGTACCGATTTTCCCAGGATACGAATAGGTATCAACAACGGATACGAACATGGATCCGGAAATTTAGCGAACTATGTTTTAAGCCCTTTTACCAAAGAAGAATGGACCATATTGGACAAAATACTTGATTATGTTATTACCGCGATAGACTTGATTTTAGAAGGCAAAATAAACGAAGCGATGAATAAATTTAACAAAAAGATAATTTAG